The following proteins come from a genomic window of Trifolium pratense cultivar HEN17-A07 linkage group LG4, ARS_RC_1.1, whole genome shotgun sequence:
- the LOC123923938 gene encoding inositol transporter 1-like, with translation MVVGMPVNMAGSSGYLEMHPERKISMFQNPYILGTTFAAGIGGLLFGYDTGVISGALLYIKEDFDMVKKSNFIQELIVGMALLGAIFGAAIGGVINDALGRKIATITADINFIAGSLIMAAAPNPYVIIAGRLLVGFGVGMASVTAPVYIAEASPTEIRGGLVSANNLMITGGQFLSFVVNYGLTRVPGTWRWMLGIASTPAVVQLILMTILPESPRWLYMKSRKEEATRVLSKIYESPRLEDEIQLLEDSLEKERKSMTKVQYSDVFKQKEIRMAFICGAGLQAFQQFAGISIVMYYSPTIIQMAGFKSNQAALFLSLIVSGMNAAGSVLGIYLIDQLGRKKLALGSLAGVIGALIVLSVSCYIIGHGNTNKLYGGLAVFGLALYIAFFAPGMGPVPWTVNSEIYPEEYRGMCGGMSATVNWVCSVIMSTSFLSVVDAIGLGQSFMVLLGVSIVALGFIIFYMPETKGLTFEEVNLLWKERAHGKNYNKESHAEEASE, from the coding sequence ATGGTTGTCGGAATGCCAGTGAATATGGCCGGAAGCTCCGGCTACCTTGAGATGCATCCTGAACGCAAAATCTCCATGTTCCAAAACCCATACATTCTTGGAACCACATTTGCCGCGGGCATTGGTGGTCTCCTCTTTGGCTATGACACCGGTGTCATTTCCGGTGCGCTTCTATACATAAAAGAGGATTTTGATATGGTCAAGAAAAGCAACTTCATTCAGGAATTAATCGTAGGAATGGCGTTGTTGGGTGCAATCTTCGGCGCTGCCATTGGAGGTGTTATAAACGATGCTTTGGGGCGTAAAATAGCCACTATTACCGCAGACATTAACTTCATTGCTGGTTCTCTTATAATGGCTGCTGCCCCAAATCCATATGTTATAATAGCGGGTAGGTTGCTTGTTGGTTTTGGTGTGGGTATGGCATCTGTAACTGCTCCCGTTTATATCGCGGAAGCATCTCCCACGGAAATTAGAGGTGGATTGGTGAGTGCAAATAATCTTATGATTACTGGAGGACAGTTTCTTTCATTTGTTGTGAATTATGGTTTGACAAGAGTTCCCGGTACATGGCGATGGATGCTTGGTATTGCTAGCACACCTGCTGTTGTTCAACTTATTCTCATGACTATTCTCCCTGAATCACCAAGATGGCTTTACATGAAGAGTAGGAAAGAAGAAGCAACCCGTGTTCTTTCCAAGATATACGAGTCTCCTCGATTGGAAGATGAGATTCAACTTTTGGAAGATAGTTTGGAGAAAGAACGTAAAAGTATGACTAAAGTTCAGTACAGTGATGTTTTCAAGCAAAAGGAAATTAGAATGGCGTTTATTTGTGGTGCTGGACTTCAAGCTTTCCAACAATTTGCTGGAATTAGCATTGTTATGTATTACAGTCCTACCATTATTCAGATGGCTGGATTCAAATCAAACCAAGCGGCTCTTTTCCTTTCCCTTATTGTATCTGGCATGAATGCTGCAGGATCTGTTCTTGGAATTTACCTTATTGACCAATTGGGTAGGAAAAAGCTTGCTCTTGGTAGTTTAGCTGGTGTTATTGGAGCATTGATAGTTCTGTCGGTATCATGCTATATTATAGGACACGGAAATACAAATAAACTATATGGTGGACTTGCTGTTTTTGGTTTGGCTTTGTATATTGCTTTCTTTGCACCTGGAATGGGACCTGTACCTTGGACTGTCAACTCTGAGATTTATCCTGAAGAGTATAGAGGTATGTGTGGTGGTATGTCTGCAACTGTTAACTGGGTTTGCAGTGTCATTATGTCTACCAGCTTCCTTTCTGTTGTCGATGCTATTGGGCTTGGTCAGAGTTTCATGGTTCTATTGGGTGTGTCTATTGTTGCTCTTGGTTTTATAATATTCTACATGCCAGAGACCAAAGGATTGACGTTCGAAGAAGTCAATTTATTATGGAAGGAGAGAGCCCATGGGAAGAACTACAACAAAGAAAGTCATGCGGAGGAAGcaagtgaatga
- the LOC123923939 gene encoding pentatricopeptide repeat-containing protein At3g29230-like — protein sequence MAVRMKHAWTCSNTRWIKSEEQLLSALESCDGIKQFNQVHTQIIVHGLFQHSLVASRAIKKLCSHPRTTPRATLLFDHLHHPDAFLCNTIIRSYLRSSNFSAAFSFYYYKMIARWVPPNHYTFPLILKLCTDNGCRREGEKGHARVMKFGFESDLFVRNSLIRMYSVFGRIDDARLLFDASYVLDLVSYSTMIDGYVKNGEIGVARKLFDEMSVRDVFSWNCMIAGYVAVGDLEAANELFEIMPDRDVVSWNCMIDGCVRVGNVSLALEFFNRMGGVIRNVVSWNSLLALHVRVKNFGECLRMFERMMESGEALPNEATLVSVLTACANLGKLSLGLWVHSYIKSNNIKLDVLLETCLLTMYAKCGAMDLAGDVFVEMPVKSIVSWNSMIMGYGLHGNGDKALEMFAEMEKAGQKPNVTTFVCVLSACTHAGMVMEGWWYFDLMRRVYKIEPKVEHYGCMVDLLARAGLVKNSEELIEKVSVKGGSALWGAVLSGCRTHLDSELGENIAKRLVELEPLDIGPYILLSDIYAAQGRWDDVEHVRLMMKEKGLQKEPASSLVHLEDFKSK from the coding sequence ATGGCAGTTAGAATGAAACATGCATGGACATGCAGCAACACACGATGGATCAAATCCGAGGAACAACTATTGTCGGCGCTTGAATCATGCGACGGAATCAAACAATTCAACCAAGTACACACTCAAATCATCGTCCACGGTCTCTTTCAACACTCTCTTGTCGCAAGTAGAGCCATTAAGAAACTCTGTTCTCATCCACGCACCACCCCACGCGCCACTCTCCTCTTCGACCATCTTCACCACCCTGATGCTTTTCTCTGCAACACCATCATACGATCCTATCTACGCAGTTCTAATTTCTCCGCCGCTTTCAGTTTCTACTACTACAAAATGATTGCAAGGTGGGTCCCACCGAATCACTACACTTTCCCTCTCATTCTCAAGCTCTGTACCGATAATGGGTGCCGACGAGAAGGCGAAAAGGGTCATGCTCGGGTTATGAAATTCGGGTTTGAGTCTGATTTGTTTGTTCGAAACTCGTTGATCCGAATGTACTCTGTTTTTGGGAGAATTGATGATGCAAGGTTGCTGTTTGATGCGAGTTATGTATTGGATTTGGTGAGTTATAGTACGATGATTGATGGGTACGTGAAGAATGGTGAAATTGGTGTTGCGCGGAAACTGTTTGATGAAATGTCGGTGAGAGATGTTTTTAGTTGGAATTGCATGATTGCTGGATATGTGGCTGTTGGTGATTTGGAAGCTGCAAATGAACTGTTTGAAATAATGCCTGATAGAGATGTTGTGTCTTGGAACTGCATGATTGATGGGTGTGTGAGAGTTGGGAATGTTTCTCTTGCTCTTGAGTTTTTTAATCGAATGGGTGGGGTTATTAGGAATGTGGTTTCGTGGAATTCGTTGTTGGCATTGCACGTGCGGGTGAAGAATTTTGGGGAGTGTTTGAGGATGTTTGAGAGGATGATGGAAAGTGGTGAAGCTTTGCCTAATGAGGCTACTTTGGTGAGTGTTCTCACTGCTTGTGCAAATTTAGGGAAGCTTAGTTTGGGTTTGTGGGTTCATTCTTATATTAAAAGTAACAATATTAAACTGGATGTCTTGCTTGAAACTTGTCTTCTTACAATGTATGCAAAATGTGGGGCTATGGATTTGGCAGGAGATGTTTTTGTTGAGATGCCGGTGAAAAGCATTGTGTCGTGGAATTCTATGATCATGGGGTATGGTTTGCATGGAAATGGGGACAAAGCTCTTGAAATGTTCGCAGAGATGGAGAAGGCGGGTCAGAAACCAAATGTCACtacttttgtttgtgttttgtcTGCTTGTACGCATGCCGGAATGGTCATGGAGGGTTGGTGGTACTTTGATCTCATGCGTCGTGTTTACAAGATAGAACCGAAGGTTGAACACTATGGCTGCATGGTTGACCTCCTTGCTCGAGCCGGTTTAGTTAAGAATTCAGAAGAGCTTATAGAAAAGGTTTCTGTGAAAGGTGGATCAGCTTTGTGGGGTGCTGTCCTTTCTGGTTGTAGGACTCACTTGGACTCGGAGCTTGGGGAGAATATAGCTAAGAGACTTGTTGAGTTGGAGCCACTGGATATTGGTCCTTATATATTGCTGTCAGATATATATGCTGCTCAAGGGAGATGGGATGATGTTGAACATGTGAGGTTGATGATGAAAGAAAAGGGGTTACAAAAAGAACCAGCATCCAGCTTGGTTCATCTTGAAGATTTCAAATCTAAATGA
- the LOC123923940 gene encoding expansin-like B1 yields MALSLLCTVVLTTFLFMQTMADTSCSDCFVQSRASFYPNSDEKGTDAGACGFGSFGATINGGDVSAASSLYRDGVGCGACYQVRCTNSVYCSGDGVTIVLTDQGSGDNTDFILSQRAFSRMAQNKDAAASLLALGVADIEYRRVSCNYPNKNITIKIDESSSNPHYLAFVLWFQQGRRDITAVQLCETQNFVCKLLDRDHGAVWTTTSPPSGPLSLRMLFSTEDGDDTWIVPVNNIPEDWKAGETYDSGVQVDQ; encoded by the exons ATGGCACTCTCTCTTTTGTGTACTGTTGTCCTTACCACCTTTCTTTTCATGCAAACTATGGCAGATACTTCATGCAGCGATTGCTTTGTTCAATCTCGTGCATCATTTTACCCAAACTCTGACGAAAAAGGCACGGATG CTGGTGCATGTGGATTTGGGTCCTTTGGTGCTACCATTAATGGCGGAGATGTATCGGCTGCATCTAGTCTTTATCGAGATGGAGTTGGCTGTGGCGCTTGTTACCAG GTGAGGTGTACCAACAGTGTTTATTGCTCAGGCGACGGTGTCACTATAGTTTTAACTGATCAAGGCTCAGGTGATAATACTGATTTCATTCTTAGCCAACGAGCCTTTAGTAGGATGGCTCAGAACAAGGATGCAGCTGCTTCTCTATTAGCTCTTGGTGTAGCTGATATTGAATACAGACG TGTTTCATGTAACTACCCAAATAAAAACATTACAATTAAGATCGATGAAAGCAGCAGCAACCCTCATTACTTGGCTTTTGTCTTATGGTTTCAACAAGGAAGGAGAGACATAACTGCTGTGCAGCTCTGTGAG ACTCAGAATTTTGTCTGCAAATTACTGGATCGGGATCATGGCGCTGTCTGGACTACTACATCTCCGCCAAGTGGACCTTTGTCTTTAAGGATGTTGTTTAGTACTGAAGATGGAGACGATACATGGATCGTTCCAGTTAATAACATACCAGAAGACTGGAAGGCTGGAGAAACATATGACTCAGGAGTACAAGTAGACCAGTAG